One genomic region from Biomphalaria glabrata chromosome 7, xgBioGlab47.1, whole genome shotgun sequence encodes:
- the LOC129927314 gene encoding sialidase-like has translation MPEPPKNTPQQAHHSTPQHTTAHHSKHTTASTPQQAHHSTPQQAHHSPPQHTTKQHTTAHHSTPQQAHHSKHTTASTPQQAHHSTPQQAHHSKHTTASTPQQAHHSPPQHTTKQHTTAHHSTPQHTTASTPQHTTASTPQHTTVSTPQHTTASTPQQAHHSNHTTAHHSKHTTAHHIYNTTTH, from the exons ATGCCGGAGCCCCCAAAGAA CACACCACAGCAAGCACACCACAGCACACCACAGCACACCACAGCACACCACAGCAAGCACACCACAGCAAGCACACCACAGCAAGCACACCACAGCACACCACAGCAAGCACACCACAGCCCACCACAGCACACCACAAAACAGCACACCACAGCACACCACAGCACACCACAGCAAGCACACCACAGCAAGCACACCACAGCAAGCACACCACAGCAAGCACACCACAGCACACCACAGCAAGCACACCACAGCAAGCACACCACAGCAAGCACACCACAGCAAGCACACCACAGCCCACCACAGCACACCACAAAACAGCACACCACAGCACACCACAGCACACCACAGCACACCACAGCAAGCACACCACAGCACACCACAGCAAGCACACCACAGCACACCACAGTAAGCACACCACAGCACACCACAGCAAGCACACCACAGCAAGCACACCACAGCAATCACACCACAGCACACCACAGCAAGCACACCACAGCACACCACATATACAACACAACTACTCATTAA